Within the Dehalococcoidia bacterium genome, the region GGGCACGAAGCGCCCACCAAACTCGCCAAAGCGCCCGCGCTCGTCGGGCCGTGCGCTGTCAGGGGTTTGAACCAACGGATGCTCCTTGCCGCGGCGGATGAACGTTCGAGTGCGAGGCCGCCACGGACGAGCCCGCGGTTCCCGGCGGAGCAAGCAGCCGGCGTCCCGGTGCGGCGCCCCGCGCATCGCGCCCGTCCGCGCAACGGGCCGTACACGTACGGCCGCTACCGTCCCTCTGCTGCCGATCGCGCGGCGTCGGCGGCGCGGACGGCGGCGACGAACGCGCGCATCTTCTCTGGATCCTTGGCGCCGTCGCTCTCGATGCCGCTGCTCACATCGACGCCCCAGGGTCGTACGCAGGCCACCGCCTTGCCCGCGTTCTCCGGCGCCAGACCGCCCGCGAGCAGGAACGGCAGGCGAGAGCTGATTTCGATCGCGAGTGTCCAATCGAACCGCTGGCCCGTGCCGCCGATCTCGCCGGGTACGGCGGTATCGAGCAGGCAGAGCGCGGCGGTTCCGGCTTCGGCCGTGTCGAGCGCGGCCTCGGGCGTCAGCTCGGGCCGCACGTGCAGCGCCTTGATCACCGGGCGGCGAATCTCCAGCGCCTGCTCCCAGGGACCGGTGCCGGAAAGCTGGACCAGGTCGAGTGGCACCGCGGCTGCCACGGCATTGATCAGCGAGGTCGGCTGGTCTCCGAACACGCCGACCACAAGCGGGCGCCGCTCCGAGAGCGCAAGCGCCAGGGCGGCCACACTCCGCCGGAACCAGGCGCCGGCCGGCACCGCGTCGTGGACAAGCCGCGTCAACGTTCCCGCGCCGGGGCCGAGCCCTTCCAGCACCCGCCGCGCCTGCTCGACCGTGACGCGCCGGCGGCTGCGTTCAGCGAAGACGAGGCCGATGAAGTCGGCGCCGAGCGCGGCGGCGAGTTCCGACTGCTCGGCGCTGCGCAGGCCGCAGAGCTTGATGCGGGTGTGCAAGGCGGTCATGCAGGCATGAACTCCCGCATCTTCGCGACCACGTCGCTCGCCGTCATCAGCGCCTCACCCACCAGCACCGCGTCCACGCCGAGGGATCGCACTCGCTGCGCCTCGGCCGCGCCGGCAAGGCCGCTCTCGCTGACCACGACCGTCCGCGCCGGAATCAGCGGGCGCAGGCGTTCTGTTACGTCAACGGACGTATGAAAGGTGCGGAGGTCGCGGTTGTTGATGCCGATCACCGCGGCGCCGGCGGCCAGAGCCCGCTCGACCTCGCCCTCGTCGTGGACTTCGACCAGGGCGCTCAGGCCCAACTCCCGAGCCAGCGCCAGCAGTTCGATCAGGAGCTCATCCGGGAGGATAGCCACGATCAGCAGCACGGCGTCGGCGCCGTAGGCACGCGCCTCGTGCAGATGATACGGGTCGAAGAGGAAATCCTTGCGCAGCAGCGCCGGCCGGCCGCCGGGGAAGTAGCGGTCGAGCCCAATGCGAATACTCTCCAAGGATTCGAGCGTGCCCAGAAAGTGCGGCGCCTCGGTCAGCACCGAGATCGCCGCCGCGCCGCCGAGCGTGTAGGCGCGGGCGCGGCTGAGCGGGACGAGGTCGGGGTCGAGGATACCCTTGGCCGGCGACGCCTTCTTGATCTCCGCGATCAGCCGCAGCCGTGTGCCGCGCAGGGCGGCGGGGAAGTCCAGCGTCTCCGCGAAGCGCTGCGCCTTGTCCGCGAGCCGAGCGAGCGGCTCCTCGCGACGTCGGCGGGGCAGCTCCTCACGCTTGGCCGCGACGATCTTGTCGAGGATCGTGCCGGTGACGAGGGTGGAATCCGTGGTCACGACGGTTCGCCTCACTCCGTTCCCGGTGCGTGCCGCTGCGAGGCCTCGACGAATCGCTCGGCGGTGCGCCCTGCTTCTCCAGTGTCGATCAGCCTGGCAGCTACGGTCACGCCCTCGGCGATGTTCGCCGCCGCGCCGCCGACGATCAGCGCCGCGGCCGCGTTGAGCAGCACGAAATCGCGGATCGGCCCCGGCCGGCCCTCGAAGACGGCATGCATCGTTTTCGCGTTGTCGACCGGGGCGCCGCCGTGCACCGCGGCGCGCGGCGCCGGCTCAAGCCCCGCGTCGTTCGGCGTGACGCGGTAGGTCGCCAGCGTTTCGCCCTTCAGCTCGCAGACCAGCGTAGGGCCGGCCAGCGTCAGCTCATCGATGCCGTCTTCGCCGTGCACGACCAGCGCGTGACGGCAGCCGAGCCGGCCGAGCACGGCGGCCATCGTCTCCACCAGCTCGGGCCGCGGCACGCCGAGTACCTGCGCCTGCGCCCCGGCCGGGTTGGAGAGCGGGCCGAGAATGTTGAAGACTGTGCGCACGCCGAGGTCGCGGCGGGTGGGCGCGGCGTGCTTCATTGCCGGGTGAAACGCCTGCGCGAACATGAAGCCGAAGTTGCTCTCGTCGATGCAGGCGGTCACGCCCTCGGGCGCCAGCTCGATGCGCGCCCCCAGCGCCTCGAGCACGTCGGCGCTGCCGCAGCCGCTGCTCATCGCGCGGTTGCCGTGCTTGGCCACGCGCACGCCGCCGGCCGCGGCCACGAGCGCCGCTGCCGTCGAGACGTTGAACGAACCGGACCCGTCGCCGCCGGTGCCGCAGGTGTCGATCAACGGACCGGGATGCTGCACGCGCAGCGCCCGTTCGCGCATGATCCGCGCCATGCCGGCGATCTCGTCCACGGTTTCGCCCCGCAGGCGCAGCGCCGCCAGCAGGGCGCCCAGTTGTGCGGGTGTGGCTTCGCCGGCCATGACCTCGGACATGACCGCGGCGGCCTCGTCCTCGCTCAGGTGGCGGTCATGATTAATCAGCGCATCCAGCGCCTCGCGGATCATCGCATAGATTCCTCTCTGAATGGGTGCGGCCTACCGGGTCGCGGCGTGCGCCGCGCCGGGCGGGCGCCACGCGCCCCTAGGCGACCACTGCCGCTTCATCCATCGCCAGGAAGTTCCTCAGCAAGTCCTTGCCGTTCGGCGTCATGATCGATTCCGGGTGAAACTGGATGCCCTCGACGGCAAAGCGCCTGTGGCGCACACCCATGATCACGCCGCTCTCGCTGCGGGCGCTGACCTCCAGTTCGTCGGGCACGCTGTGAGGGCTTACGGCGAGCGAGTGGTAGCGGATCGCCTCCATCGGGTCGGGCAGGCCGGCGAAGACGCCGCGGCCGTCGTGGGAGATGCGCGACAGCTTGCCATGCTTGATCTCGCCCGCGCCCTCGACCACGCCGCCGAATGCCTCGCCGATGCACTGATGCCCAAGGCAAACGCCGAGCAAGGGCACACGGCCGGCGAAGCGCTTGATCAGGGCAACGCTGATCCCCGCCTCCTTCGGCGTACACGGACCGGGCGAGATCACGATCCGCACCGGCGCCAGCGCCTCGATCTCGTCAAGCGTCGCCGCGTCGTTGCGCACGACGTGCACCTCCGCACCCAGCTCGCACAGATACTGGTAGAGGTTGTAGGTGAAGCTGTCGTAGTTGTCGATCAAGAGCAGCATCGCCGCGTCCTTGTCCGGCTTCAGTTCACGCGCGCGTCTTCCAGCTCGGCCACGATCAGCGCCGCCGTCTGTTCGGGCGTCAGCCCCGTGCTGTCAAGCTTCATGCCGCGCAGCTCGCCGTTGAGCCGCATGATGGCGTCGAGCTCGGCGCTGCGCTCGCCCATGCGCTGGTCCTCGGGCCGTGCCTGATCGCGCCGCAGCAATTCGTCCAGCCGCGGCGCCAGCGTCACAAAATAGGTCTCGATCGGGCCGAGCGCCTCCAGCAGTGTGTCCAGCTCCTCGGGCGACTCCAAGACGCCTTCGATCACGCAGTCGACGCCCTCGGCCGTAAGGTTTCGGGCCAGCGCCGCCGCGTTGCGCAGGCCAAGGAGAATCTGGCGGCGGGCGGCCCCCGGATCGGAGCCATCCCAGTCCGGCGGCACGCCGCCGCGCACGAAGATGTCCCAGCCGAGGTAGTCGAGCGCGACCAACGCGCTGCGCTCGCTCTGTTCCGCGACCAGCCGTCCGACCGTGCTCTTGCCGGCGCCCGCCGCGCCCGTGATGACAATCACCTTGCCCGCTCGCCCTTCCGGCGGCTCGTCGGCACGCGGCCCCGACGCGATGCCCAGTGCAGCATGCAGCGCCTCGCTCAGGTCAGCCGGCAGCGCAAGCTCTGTTATGGATGGCAGAGGCACCCACACCGGCACGCCGCTGCCGGGCGATCGGTGGGGCGCACCCTCCCACCGCGTCACAAGCTGAAGATTGTTCAGCCGCACGCCGCCGTCGGCAGCGCGCTCGTAGAACGTGTCGATGAAGCTCTGCTCCGACACGGTGATGCCCAGGGTTTCGGCGAGGAACTCGGCCAGCGCCTCTTCGATCTCGATCGCCTCGCGCAGCGGGACACGGGGCAGCGCCAGACCGACGCCCGCTTCAGCGCCCTCCTTCTGCAGGAAGAGCAGCGAGGCGCCGTCGCTGATCGCCGCCGTGATCTCGATCTCCGGCATCAGTAGCCCAGGCTCCCGCTGGGCAGCGCCTCAAGCTGCTGCTCGGCCAGGTCGATGGCGCGGATCAGGGCGCGGGCCTTGCTCAGGCACTCCTGGTGCTCGGCCGTCGGGTCGCTGTCGAAGACGATGCCCGCGCCAGCCTGCGTGTAGGCCACGCCGTCCTTCATCACCAGCGTGCGGATCGTGATGCAGGTATCCAAATTGCCGTTGAAGCTGAAGCAGCCGACGGCGCCGGCGTAGGGTCCGCGCCGGTCCGGCTCCAGCTCCGCGATGATCTCCATCGCGCGGATCTTCGGCGCACCCGAGACGGTCCCGGCGGGGAAGCAGGCGCGCAGTGCGTCGTAGGGCGTCAGGTCGTCGCGCAGCTGGCCGGTGACGTGCGAGACCAGGTGCATGACGTGCGAGTAACGCTCGATCTCGAACATCTGCGTGACGCGCACGCTGCCCGGCCGCGCCACGCGGCCGACGTCGTTGCGGCCCAGGTCGAGCAGCATCGTGTGCTCGGCCAGCTCCTTTTCATCGTGGCGCAGCTCTTGCTCCAGCCGCTGGTCCTCCTCGAGATCGTGGCCGCGCGGGCGCGTGCCGGCGATCGGGTGCGTCTCCACCAGCCCATCTTCGACGCGCACCAGCATCTCCGGCGAGGCGCCGACGATCTCAAAGTCGCCCAACTCCAGGTAGTACATATAGGGCGAGGGGTTGACCTGGCGCAGGGCGCGGTAGACCTCGAAGGCGGGCGCCGGTGTGCTGCGCGCCAGCCGCTGCGAGAGCACGCCCTGGATCACGTCGCCGGCGACGACATACTCCTTCGTCGCCAGCACGCTCGCTTCAAAACCCTCGCGGCCGACGTTGGACTCGACGCGGCCGTTCAGGTGCAACTCGCCTTGAAGGCGCGGTGTGTAACGCAGCGGCTGCTGCAGCCGCTCCACGATCTGGTCGATCTTGAACTGCGCCAGGCGGTAGGCGGCGTCGATGTCGCCGTCCAGCCGCACGTGGCTGACGACCTTGATGCGATGCCGCAGGTGGTCGAAAACGAGGATCGTGTCCACGAACAGCAGCATCGCTTCGGGCAGGCCGAGTTCGTCTGCCTCGGGCACGGGCAGACGTTCAAAGTAGCGGGCCGCCTCGTATGAGAGATAGCCGACGGCGCCGCCGTCGAACGGCGGCAGATCGCCGACGGCCACGACCTTGAAGCGCGACAGCTCCTCTTCGAGCAGGCGCAGCGGGTCGATCTCGCAGCCTTCGCCCGGCCCCGTGCGCACGATGCGGTACGGCTCCGTGCCGATGAACGAGTACCGCGAGAGCCGCTCGCCGCCCTCGACGCTTTCGAGCAAGAAGGAGTGCCGCCCGCGCCGCACCTTGAGGAAGGCGGACACCGGCGTATCGAGGTCGGCCGTCACCTCACGGTAGATCGGCACCAGGTTGCCCGCGCCCGTGGCGGCCAGCTCGCGCACATCGGCAAGAGAAGGAAAATACACGGCAGGACTGCTTTCTGAACAGGTCGGCCCTCACCCTCCCCCGAGGCTTGCTCCTGCCTCTCCCAATCCTGGGAGAGGGAGGGGAGCTTGGGATCGGGTGGAAGGGAGGAAGACGCCGGGTGTGGCGGCCACTTGTGGGCGAACGGCGGGCGCCCCTGCAAATCTCCGAAGTAGCCTCGCCTTCAGCCCCGATCGCCCCGTGTCTCGATCTCCCCTTCCCCTGGGATCGGGGCCAGAGGGATGAACCTGGGGATGGGGGCCACAGGTGACCTCAAACCACCGGCACGCCCTTCATCGATTCGGCCACCAGCTCCGCGGGATAGGCGTAGTCCTCCAGCTCGCCGGCGAAGTAGCGGTCGTAGGCCGACATGTCGAAGTGGCCGTGGCCGCTGAGGTTAAAGAGGATCGCCTTCTCCTCGCCGGTCTCTTTGCAGCGCAGCGCCTCGTCGATCGCGGCGCGGATCGCGTGGGAGGTTTCCGGCGCGGCAATGATGCCCTGCGTGCGCGCGAACTGCACCGCCGCGGCGAAGGCGGCCGTCTGGTGCACGGCGCGGCCCTCGATCGCGCCGTCGTGGTAAAGCTGGCTGATCAACGGCGCCATCGCGTGGTAGCGCAGGCCGCCCGCGTGGATTCCCGGCGGCATGAACGAGCTGCCCAGCGTGTACATCTTCAGCAGCGGCGTGGTCTTCGCCGTGTCGCCGAAATCGTAGGCGTAGTGGCCGCGGGTCAGGCTGGGGCACGATTCCGGCTCGACCGCGATGAAGCGCGTCTCCTTCTTGCCCGCCAGCTTGTCGCGCATGAAGGGGAAGGCGAGGCCGGCGTAGTTCGAGCCGCCGCCCACGCAGCCGATCACGATGTCCGGATAGTCACCGGCCAGCGCCAGTTGCTTCAGCGCCTCTTCGCCGATCACGGTCTGATGCAGCAGCACGTGGTTGAGCACGCTGCCCAGCGAGTACTTGGTGTCCTCGCGCGTGGCCGCGTCCTCGACCGCCTCGCTGATCGCGATGCCGAGGCTGCCGGGCGAGTCCGGATCGGCTTCAAGGATCGCGTTGCCGGCGTGGGTGTCGTGGCTGGGGCTGGCGACCACGTCCGCGCCCCAGACCTGCATCATCGAGCGACGGTACGGCTTCTGGTGATACGAGACCTTGACCATGTAGACCTTGAGCTCCAGGCCGAACATGTTGCAGGCCATGGCGAGGGCACTGCCCCACTGGCCGGCGCCGGTCTCCGTGGTCAGGCGCGGGACGCCTGCCTGCTTGTTGTACCAGGCCTGCGCCACCGCGGTGTTCGACTTGTGCGAGCCGGCCGGGCTCACGCCCTCGTACTTGAAGTAGATGCGCGCCGGCGTGCCCAGCGCCTGCTCCAGCCGCGTGGCGCGCACCAGCGGCGAGGGGCGCCACAGCTTGTAGACCTCGCGGATGTCGTCAGGGATATCGATGTAGCGTTCGCCGCTGACCTCCTGCTTGATCAGCTCCATCGGGAAGAGCGGCGCCAGCGCCTCCGGCCCGACCGGCTCGTGCGTGCCGGGATGCAGCGGCGGCGCGGGCGGGTTGGGCAGGTCGGGGATGATGTTGTACCAGCGCTGCGGGATCTCGCTCTCCGGCAACAGGATCTTCGTCTCCGCCATCGTTTGCACCGGCCGCCTCCTTCGCCTGCGCTCGCAGGCCCGATCCAGCCGCACGGGCCAACCGCCCGGCCCGTCGCGGCGCATCAAAAAACCCCTCCGCCCCGGCGCTGTATTGCGCCTCGCAGGGGCGAGGGGATCTCGCGGTGCCACCCTGATTACCGCGTGGAACACGCGGCATCTCTTTGCGGGTACGTCCGCCCGGCAGCGGAGTTACCCTGGGCTCTGATAACGGCGCCCACCCCGGCGACGCCTACTCCCGCGCGAAGGCGGCTGCCCTCCGCGCCGTTTCGGGCCGCGGCTCACGGGTCCATTCGCGTGGCCTCACCCCCCGGCCCCCTCTCCAGGTCTTTCCATCGCGCGGAGCGCGATCTCAGATGGAGAGGGGGGATTGTGCAGGGGTTGTGGGGCCGCACCCGCCTTACGGCGGGACCGCTGCGCTGGCGCCGGCTCACACCTTCCCCGGCTCTCTGGGCCGCGCTGGCGGCGTACTCTTCCCGATCGTTGCCGTGCCTATGCAGTTGTGCCGTTGACCGTAGCAGCGGCTTGCGGAAATGTCAACCGGCGCAGGGACGCAGCGCAGGCCGCGACGAGACGCTACAGGGCGGCCCCGGGCGCGAGCTGCGCCACCATATTGAGCAGTTCGCTCAGCGTGAACGGCTTTCTGAGCACGCCGTCGGCATCGAGCTGCCGGGCCTTCTGCCGGGCGCTGTTGTCGGCCGTAAGCACGGCCAGCGCGATCGCGGGCCGCAACCCACGGCGCCGCACTTCCTCGGCGAAGGCGTAGCCGTCCATCCGCGGCATGTTGAGGTCGAGCAAGATCAGTGCCGGTTGCTCGACCTCCAGCACGGCCAGGGCGTCGAGACCGTCGCTGGCCAGCGCGACGGAGTAGCCCTCATCCTCCAGAATCGCCTGCACCATCGCCTGCAGGCCCACATCGTCGTCCACCACGAGAATGGTTCCGCTCATGCGCCCGCGTCCCCTGCGGGCGGCTCGCAGGGCAGGCGTAGCGTGGCCGTCGTTCCGTGGCCCTCGCTGCTTTCGAATTCGAGCGTCCCGCCGTGCTCATCGACGATCTGCTTGGCCGCGGCCAGGCCCACGCCGACCCCGCGGATGCGGCCCACCACGTTGCTGCCGCGATGAAAGCGCTCGAACAGCCGGGGCAAATCGGCGGCGGGGATACCGACGCCATGATCGGCAATGGTGATCCGCGCCCAGCGGCTGCCGGCGCGCGTCTCGGCCGCGAGCGTCACCTGCACATCGCCGCCGGCGGGGCTGTACTTGACGGCGTTGCCGAGCAGGTTGCCAATCACCCGTTCCAGCCGGCCCGCATCCCAGACGCCCTCGAGCGACGGCTGCTGGAGGTCGAGCAGGATGCGATGGTGCGGCGCCGCCTGCTGCTGTTCGGCCACGAGTTGGCAAAGGAGCGCGGCGAGGTCGTGCGGCTTCCGCTCCAGCTCGAGCGAGCGCCCACTCTCCAGACGCGCCAGGTCGAGCACGCCGTTGAGCATCGAGGCCATGCGGCCGGCGGCGCTGTCGGCCAGCTCCAGGCGCTCCCCGAGCCGCTCGGCTTCCGGCGTGGCCATCCGCGCGGCCTGGCGCCTGGTGAGCTGCACGAGGCCGCGCACGGTCGTCAGCGGCGTACGCAGATCGTGCGAAACCGCGGCGAGAAACTCGCCTCGCACGCGCATTGCCTCTTGCGTCTCGGCCAGGGCGCGGTCGCGGGCCTCGGCGGTCTCCCGCAGTGCCGCGTTGAGGGCGATGTGCGCCTTCACCTGCTCCCGCAGCGCCGCCGCTGCCCGCGCCCGCTCCACCGCGGCCCACGTGCGCTCCGCCGTCTCCTCGATCAGCGAAATCTCGCCTGGCGACCAGTCCCGCACCGTCGACTGGTGCACGCTGAGGAACGCGACGAGTTGATCGTCCTTCAGCAGCGGGACACTGATGTTTGCCCGGATGTTGACGGCCTCGAACGCCGCCCGCTCCGCCGGCGTCAGGTGCGGTAGCCTGGCGTAATCACCAAAGATGAGCGTGCGGCCGGCATGGAGCGTCTCTGCGACGATGCGGCCGAAGTCTCTGAGCCGGGAGCGGCCGATAACCGAAGGCACGCCGACGCGGACGTAATTCGCCTCCACAACGGCGGTTTGGCCGTTATCGCCGATCTCGGCGTAGAGCACCCGGCTGGCGCCGAGGTGCTCGCCCAGCAGCCGCGTCGCCGCCGTCTGAATCTGGTCTGGATGGGCGAGCGGCCGCAGCGCGTCGGCGAGCCTGACGCGAAACGCGTCTCGGGAAGCGGCCGTGGCCACCGCTTCCTCCGCCTGCTTGCGAGCGGTGACATCCTGGGTAACGCCGATCAGCCGCAGCGGCGCGCCGTCGGCGCCCCGGACAACCTGGCCGGTCGACTCCAGCCAGAGCACAGCGTCGGTCCGCCGATTGTGAAAACGACTCTCGATGTGGAGGTTGCCGTCGCCCGCGATCGCCTCCGCGATCGCTTGTTGCTGAGCGGAGGCGTCCTCAGGCTCCGAAAAGGTGCGGATCGCCTCGCTCATGGGCATCGGAAAGCAGTCCGCGGGATAGCCGAGCGTCTCCGCGAAGCTGGGGGCGACCGCTGTCACGCCGGTGCGCAGGTCCACTTCCCACGCAGAGATCCTGGCCGCCTGCGTCGCCCGGCGCAGACGCTCCTCCGACTCGCGCAGTTTGGCAGCGGCTTCATCCCGCACGCGCGCCAGTTCCAGGTGGGCGCCAACACGGGCGATCAGCTCCCGTGCCGAGAAGGGCTTCACCAGGTAGTCGTCGGCGCCTGCCTCGAGTCCTTCAACGCGCGCCTCCTCGCCGGCGCGTGCCGAGAGCAGCAGAACGGGTACGTGGGCCGTGCCCGGCTCCGCACGCAGCGCCTGCAGCAGCCCAAAGCCATCGAGCTTCGGCATCATTACGTCGCTGATCACCAGGTCGGGGCGGCGCTCCCGCGCCGCGGCCAGCGCCGCCGCGCCGTCGGCCACGGCCTCGACCGTCCAGCGCTGCCGCAGCAGGCGGGCCAGGTACTCGCGCATGTCGGCGTTGTCGTCGGCAAGCAGAATGCGGGCATGACGGCCGTCGAATGGGAACGTAGCGCCGGCGCCGGCCGGCGTGTCCATCGCACTCGGATCGAACGGGTCCGGACCTGAGGCAGGCGCATCCGGCAGCCGGCGCAGCGCCTCCTCCACGTACGCGCTGGCGCCGATGGCGGTGGAGGCCAGCGTGCGGGCCGCGCAGATCTGGTCGTCGGGCAGGTGCGCCGTGCCGGCGGGAACCGTCACCGTGAACGTGGCGCCCTGACCGGGCGCACTCTCAACCGCGATCGTGCCGCCGTGTAGCTGTACCAACTCCCGCGCGAGCACCAGCCCGATGCCCGTGCCCTCCTGCGTGCGTGCCTCGCTGCCGCGCACGCGGTAGAAGCGCTCGAAGAGGTGGGGCGTGGCCTCCGCGGGAACGCCGACGCCGGTATCGCGCACGGTGAGGACAGCGCGATCGCCGGCCCGGTGCACGCCAACCGCGATCTCGCCCCTAAGCGTGAACTTGAACGCATTCGAGATCAGATTGAGGACGATCTTCTCCCACAGCTCGCGATCGACGTAGACCGCCTGAGGCAATGGCGGGCAATCCACGATCAGGCGCAGGCCGGCCCGCTCGATCGCGGAGCGGAAGACACTGGCGAGGTCGGCGGTGAGTGCCGCCA harbors:
- a CDS encoding TrpB-like pyridoxal phosphate-dependent enzyme — protein: MAETKILLPESEIPQRWYNIIPDLPNPPAPPLHPGTHEPVGPEALAPLFPMELIKQEVSGERYIDIPDDIREVYKLWRPSPLVRATRLEQALGTPARIYFKYEGVSPAGSHKSNTAVAQAWYNKQAGVPRLTTETGAGQWGSALAMACNMFGLELKVYMVKVSYHQKPYRRSMMQVWGADVVASPSHDTHAGNAILEADPDSPGSLGIAISEAVEDAATREDTKYSLGSVLNHVLLHQTVIGEEALKQLALAGDYPDIVIGCVGGGSNYAGLAFPFMRDKLAGKKETRFIAVEPESCPSLTRGHYAYDFGDTAKTTPLLKMYTLGSSFMPPGIHAGGLRYHAMAPLISQLYHDGAIEGRAVHQTAAFAAAVQFARTQGIIAAPETSHAIRAAIDEALRCKETGEEKAILFNLSGHGHFDMSAYDRYFAGELEDYAYPAELVAESMKGVPVV
- a CDS encoding response regulator, with protein sequence MSGTILVVDDDVGLQAMVQAILEDEGYSVALASDGLDALAVLEVEQPALILLDLNMPRMDGYAFAEEVRRRGLRPAIALAVLTADNSARQKARQLDADGVLRKPFTLSELLNMVAQLAPGAAL
- the trpC gene encoding indole-3-glycerol phosphate synthase TrpC; amino-acid sequence: MTTDSTLVTGTILDKIVAAKREELPRRRREEPLARLADKAQRFAETLDFPAALRGTRLRLIAEIKKASPAKGILDPDLVPLSRARAYTLGGAAAISVLTEAPHFLGTLESLESIRIGLDRYFPGGRPALLRKDFLFDPYHLHEARAYGADAVLLIVAILPDELLIELLALARELGLSALVEVHDEGEVERALAAGAAVIGINNRDLRTFHTSVDVTERLRPLIPARTVVVSESGLAGAAEAQRVRSLGVDAVLVGEALMTASDVVAKMREFMPA
- a CDS encoding phosphoribosylanthranilate isomerase — protein: MTALHTRIKLCGLRSAEQSELAAALGADFIGLVFAERSRRRVTVEQARRVLEGLGPGAGTLTRLVHDAVPAGAWFRRSVAALALALSERRPLVVGVFGDQPTSLINAVAAAVPLDLVQLSGTGPWEQALEIRRPVIKALHVRPELTPEAALDTAEAGTAALCLLDTAVPGEIGGTGQRFDWTLAIEISSRLPFLLAGGLAPENAGKAVACVRPWGVDVSSGIESDGAKDPEKMRAFVAAVRAADAARSAAEGR
- a CDS encoding aminodeoxychorismate/anthranilate synthase component II, whose product is MLLLIDNYDSFTYNLYQYLCELGAEVHVVRNDAATLDEIEALAPVRIVISPGPCTPKEAGISVALIKRFAGRVPLLGVCLGHQCIGEAFGGVVEGAGEIKHGKLSRISHDGRGVFAGLPDPMEAIRYHSLAVSPHSVPDELEVSARSESGVIMGVRHRRFAVEGIQFHPESIMTPNGKDLLRNFLAMDEAAVVA
- the trpD gene encoding anthranilate phosphoribosyltransferase, translating into MIREALDALINHDRHLSEDEAAAVMSEVMAGEATPAQLGALLAALRLRGETVDEIAGMARIMRERALRVQHPGPLIDTCGTGGDGSGSFNVSTAAALVAAAGGVRVAKHGNRAMSSGCGSADVLEALGARIELAPEGVTACIDESNFGFMFAQAFHPAMKHAAPTRRDLGVRTVFNILGPLSNPAGAQAQVLGVPRPELVETMAAVLGRLGCRHALVVHGEDGIDELTLAGPTLVCELKGETLATYRVTPNDAGLEPAPRAAVHGGAPVDNAKTMHAVFEGRPGPIRDFVLLNAAAALIVGGAAANIAEGVTVAARLIDTGEAGRTAERFVEASQRHAPGTE
- the trpE gene encoding anthranilate synthase component I — translated: MYFPSLADVRELAATGAGNLVPIYREVTADLDTPVSAFLKVRRGRHSFLLESVEGGERLSRYSFIGTEPYRIVRTGPGEGCEIDPLRLLEEELSRFKVVAVGDLPPFDGGAVGYLSYEAARYFERLPVPEADELGLPEAMLLFVDTILVFDHLRHRIKVVSHVRLDGDIDAAYRLAQFKIDQIVERLQQPLRYTPRLQGELHLNGRVESNVGREGFEASVLATKEYVVAGDVIQGVLSQRLARSTPAPAFEVYRALRQVNPSPYMYYLELGDFEIVGASPEMLVRVEDGLVETHPIAGTRPRGHDLEEDQRLEQELRHDEKELAEHTMLLDLGRNDVGRVARPGSVRVTQMFEIERYSHVMHLVSHVTGQLRDDLTPYDALRACFPAGTVSGAPKIRAMEIIAELEPDRRGPYAGAVGCFSFNGNLDTCITIRTLVMKDGVAYTQAGAGIVFDSDPTAEHQECLSKARALIRAIDLAEQQLEALPSGSLGY
- a CDS encoding ATP-binding protein codes for the protein MRDEAAAKLRESEERLRRATQAARISAWEVDLRTGVTAVAPSFAETLGYPADCFPMPMSEAIRTFSEPEDASAQQQAIAEAIAGDGNLHIESRFHNRRTDAVLWLESTGQVVRGADGAPLRLIGVTQDVTARKQAEEAVATAASRDAFRVRLADALRPLAHPDQIQTAATRLLGEHLGASRVLYAEIGDNGQTAVVEANYVRVGVPSVIGRSRLRDFGRIVAETLHAGRTLIFGDYARLPHLTPAERAAFEAVNIRANISVPLLKDDQLVAFLSVHQSTVRDWSPGEISLIEETAERTWAAVERARAAAALREQVKAHIALNAALRETAEARDRALAETQEAMRVRGEFLAAVSHDLRTPLTTVRGLVQLTRRQAARMATPEAERLGERLELADSAAGRMASMLNGVLDLARLESGRSLELERKPHDLAALLCQLVAEQQQAAPHHRILLDLQQPSLEGVWDAGRLERVIGNLLGNAVKYSPAGGDVQVTLAAETRAGSRWARITIADHGVGIPAADLPRLFERFHRGSNVVGRIRGVGVGLAAAKQIVDEHGGTLEFESSEGHGTTATLRLPCEPPAGDAGA